One region of Drosophila kikkawai strain 14028-0561.14 chromosome 2R, DkikHiC1v2, whole genome shotgun sequence genomic DNA includes:
- the LOC108076134 gene encoding uncharacterized protein isoform X3: MASSESQTQKLIGLYRSCECLWNQQSPGYLSGTVQEDAWRKITRGMNCGLTLDQVKLQVLALRTYYDAECAAIRQNKLEGCSYEPRHPYFKDLRFLGSVLPEETEESKVSFCLGQLNGILEDSLIQDDYNLIKRDYPPNFSEATFCQGTASLCSRTKDTKPDYTFYKLILEPEKPSTPQDKESGAVIGKLNERSVSGNDNPRWYPTSYCEPCKKPECCRRDPCLLTDSESCCSTVDSVPCVPCGRLRNHQAQRGSSCSSRSVLSQSESCCLSTGSNAYTCRNPWPRPRPCCQPRPKYVPRPRRDPMETGKDKSCCGYQWRRNNDAVGRRRRQEARNPPCCYNTHDRRLSGEDRMNLGPQKGTPQNNYQPPIGSPGIDTNQQDPDCGCYDPQEPNQGNYFDNQQAPEANTYMNNQQMQDPGRYNNDPQNQRIYSNERFPPMQPAQTAYYDPQQQFNQSPTSPPQPKSFTKSSQQYGNANYVPYQPVNDYGRPLSSDQSNVYNYGVDNTYREKLQSAAPVPATCLQDCPAPCGTLGPPDLDNRYPANPSMYTEQPAVIANGQREDYEPRFYPNNKKDLQWQPDDDRKNTQSRRGSQNQGKYPNDQQRRRSNDYDQDVDRVDRVPRTQTKSNDYVEDNTISPEFYDEIKNFRTPRNTGIDRNYEEFPAGGKPNMAEREVCRPDCNYEKCPSPRRRRPDDYNDYSETLTNRSPGTETPQRIDSRKPTPKSPKKTKKIDYVECKNPDCQRPKQATKNYNGSQERNSFSVPVADMQYVPCPAYNRQNPKEYPYYSQPNQNWQDGDDRIDANRKPPSRSWDYEDDRKPTARDRSRPPPEEIESEFESDRERMAPPKRRTRRSYDEKVPKNRQDRDVEKGKKKREVMETCCNDDTCPYRYQEKSYDDDREAKKSSRNKSPTRKSHRPADDAADYERPKKSSSSPKRSKKKKAPMDVDNCECSTDDNNYDQGGYGRYDQYGDEELVGRSSRRTSRNEPYKNNATLQRGYTDKDEDSLFYDDYRAKRGKKNPNDYFDDYACSSDSDKYAKKMDNRDYRRRGESARNSQMYKDYKECKGKRPSNKTNSSRRQSNEADVYDSECDCPTTSPKRGDKKKSSRKREYVSKESDVYDSECDCPTSSPKRGDKKKSSKKQEYKSKGFGVYDSECDCPINPPKRGDKKKTSKKPEYKSKATDVYESECDCPTNSPKRGDNKLSSRKQEYMSRESDVYDSECDCLANSSPKRGDKKRSSRKREYKSKEGDAYKSESDCFCSSDEKPQRNDRKPPPCRPRRRSRNDQRKQKNDSQDQKTTCRKNPVTIPKDEFKDCDCQCQCGGENNTTPKPKSSQAENGCSFSCCHSDPYAPQPQSFDRNPAGNGIGCGCLFDDTVQVQAALKQPSANANNPWQASYTFNIDLPLPGETKLAPEPECTVPLPSKKKKPRPGSVGPSKNARSSKQKSRAASPTHNSAKTQPVEPAKKRITSSSNGRRNAPDGAKRTTDTSAAANRRH, translated from the exons ATGGCGTCAAGCGAGAGTCAAACGCAGAAGCTCATCGGTCTGTATCGCTCCTGCGAGTGTCTCTGGAATCAGCAATCTCCAGGATACCTTAGTGGTACTGTGCAGGAGGATGCCTGGCGAAAGATCACGCGAGGAATGAACTGTGGTTTGACTCTCGACCAGGTTAAGCTCCAGGTGTTGGCCCTGCGGACCTACTACGATGCAGAGTGTGCCGCCATCCGGCAAAACAAACTGGAGGGATGCAGCTATGAGCCGCGACATCCCTACTTTAAGGACCTGCGCTTCTTAGGCAGCGTTCTACCCGAAGAGACCGAGGAG TCAAAGGTTAGCTTCTGCCTGGGTCAATTGAACGGTATACTGGAGGATTCGCTTATCCAGGACGACTATAACCTAATTAAAAGAGATTATCCGCCAAACTTTTCAGAGGCCACCTTTTGCCAGGGTACAG CTTCCTTGTGTAGCCGAACCAAAGATACTAAGCCCGATTACACCTTTTATAAGCTGATTCTGGAACCAGAGAAGCCATCAACCCCTCAGGATAAGGAAAGTGGGGCTGTTATTGGAAAGCTCAATGAAAGATCCGTCTCCGGCAATGATAACCCCAGATGGTATCCCACGTCCTATTGTGAGCCGTGTAAGAAGCCCGAGTGCTGCCGGAGAGACCCATGCCTTTTAACCGACTCAGAAAGTTGCTGTTCAACGGTGGATAGTGTACCTTGTGTACCTTGTGGCAGGCTCAGAAATCATCAAGCTCAGAGGGGCTCTTCGTGCTCGTCGAGAAGCGTGCTCTCCCAGTCCGAAAGTTGCTGTCTATCAACCGGAAGCAATGCATACACATGCCGCAATCCGTGGCCAAGGCCCAGACCTTGCTGTCAACCCCGCCCCAAATATGTTCCCAGGCCCCGGAGAGACCCTATGGAAACAGGCAAAGACAAATCTTGCTGCGGCTACCAGTGGAGGCGGAACAACGATGCCGTCGGCCGACGCCGACGACAGGAAGCCCGGAACCCACCGTGCTGCTACAATACACATGACCGCCGGCTGTCTGGCGAGGACCGAATGAATCTAGGCCCACAGAAAGGGACGCCGCAGAACAACTACCAGCCGCCCATTGGTTCACCTGGCATTGACACCAACCAGCAGGATCCGGATTGCGGTTGCTATGATCCGCAAGAACCAAATCAAGGAAACTACTTCGACAACCAGCAAGCACCGGAAGCAAATACTTACATGAATAACCAGCAAATGCAGGATCCTGGTCGCTACAATAATGACCCGCAAAATCAAAGAATATATTCGAACGAAAGGTTTCCACCAATGCAACCCGCCCAGACAGCCTACTACGACCCGCAGCAGCAGTTCAACCAGAGTCCTACGAGCCCGCCGCAGCCCAAGAGCTTCACTAAGTCAAGCCAGCAGTACGGCAATGCGAATTATGTGCCCTACCAGCCGGTAAATGATTACGGCCGACCTTTATCTTCGGATCAGTCGAACGTTTACAACTATGGTGTGGATAACACATATCGTGAAAAACTTCAGTCGGCAGCTCCAGTGCCTGCGACGTGCCTTCAGGACTGTCCGGCTCCCTGTGGTACTTTAGGACCCCCGGATCTGGATAATAGGTACCCAGCTAACCCTAGCATGTATACCGAGCAGCCGGCAGTAATAGCAAACGGACAGCGGGAAGACTATGAACCTCGATTTTATCCTAACAATAAAAAAGATCTCCAATGGCAACCAGACGATGACCGTAAAAATACCCAATCCCGAAGAGGTAGCCAAAATCAAGGTAAATACCCCAACGACCAGCAGAGGAGGAGGTCAAATGACTATGATCAAGATGTTGATAGAGTGGATCGTGTCCCCAGAACTCAAACCAAATCCAATGACTATGTGGAAGATAATACTATAAGTCCCGAATTTTATGATGAGATTAAAAATTTCAGGACACCTCGCAATACTGGTATAGATAGGAATTATGAAGAGTTCCCCGCCGGAGGGAAACCAAACATGGCAGAAAGAGAAGTGTGTCGTCCTGACTGTAACTATGAAAAGTGCCCTTCTCCGAGGCGACGGAGACCTGATGATTATAATGATTATTCCGAGACTCTGACCAACAGATCCCCGGGCACTGAGACACCTCAGAGAATAGACTCAAGAAAACCCACTCCTAAGTCTCCAAAGAAGACAAAGAAAATTGATTATGTGGAGTGCAAAAACCCGGACTGCCAGCGTCCAAAACAAGCAACAAAGAACTACAATGGTTCCCAAGAGCGTAATTCTTTTTCAGTACCCGTGGCGGATATGCAGTATGTGCCATGTCCAGCTTATAATCGCCAGAATCCAAAGGAATACCCTTATTACAGTCAACCGAACCAAAATTGGCAGGACGGCGACGATAGGATTGATGCGAACAGAAAACCTCCCTCAAGGAGCTGGGACTACGAAGATGACAGAAAACCAACTGCCAGGGATCGAAGTAGACCCCCTCCAGAAGAAATCGAAAGCGAATTCGAATCGGATAGGGAGAGGATGGCCCCTCCCAAACGCAGGACAAGAAGATCTTACGATGAAAAAGTCCCCAAAAACAGGCAAGATCGGGATGTggagaaaggaaagaaaaaaagggaagtTATGGAGACTTGTTGCAACGATGACACGTGTCCATACAGATATCAAGAAAAGTCCTACGATGACGATAGGGAGGCGAAGAAAAGCTCTAGAAATAAATCTCCGACAAGAAAGAGTCATCGGCCTGCGGACGATGCCGCAGACTACGAAAGACCCAAGAAGAGTTCCTCCTCTCCAAAGAGATCGAAGAAAAAGAAAGCTCCCATGGACGTCGACAATTGCGAATGCTCTACAGATGATAATAATTATGACCAGGGAGGATATGGTAGATACGATCAGTACGGCGATGAAGAACTTGTCGGTCGCTCGTCCAGAAGAACTAGCAGGAATGAACCTTATAAGAATAATGCCACACTTCAGAGGGGATATACTGATAAAGACGAGGATTCTTTGTTTTATGACGATTATAGAGCCAAAAGAGGCAAGAAAAATCCGAACGATTATTTCGACGACTACGCTTGCAGCTCAGATAGTGATAAGTATGCGAAGAAAATGGACAACCGGGATTATCGAAGAAGGGGAGAGTCGGCTAGGAACAGCCAAATGTATAAGGACTACAAGGAATGTAAAGGAAAACGGCCTTCGAATAAAACAAACTCTTCTCGCCGTCAGTCAAATGAAGCCGATGTATACGACTCGGAATGTGACTGCCCAACAACGTCTCCGAAGCGAGGTGATAAAAAGAAGTCTTCAAGGAAGCGAGAATATGTGTCAAAGGAAAGCGATGTATACGATTCGGAATGTGACTGTCCAACTAGTTCTCCCAAGCGAGGTGATAAAAAGAAGTCTTCAAAGAAGCAGGAGTATAAGTCAAAGGGATTCGGTGTATACGATTCGGAATGTGATTGTCCAATTAACCCTCCCAAGAGAGGTGATAAAAAAAAGACTTCAAAGAAGCCAGAGTATAAGTCAAAGGCAACCGATGTATACGAATCGGAATGTGACTGTCCAACTAACTCTCCCAAACGAGGTGATAATAAACTGTCCTCAAGAAAGCAAGAGTATATGTCAAGGGAAAGCGATGTATATGATTCAGAATGTGACTGTTTAGCTAACTCTTCTCCCAAGCGAGGTGATAAAAAGCGGTCTTCAAGAAAGCGGGAGTATAAGTCAAAGGAAGGCGACGCATACAAGTCGGAATCCGACTGTTTTTGCAGTAGCGATGAAAAACCACAAAGAAATGATCGGAAGCCTCCCCCATGCCGCCCGCGACGTCGGTCTAGAAACGATCAAAGAAAGCAGAAGAATGATTCACAGGACCAAAAAACGACTTGCAGAAAGAACCCCGTTACTATCCCAAAAGATGAATTCAAAGATTGTGATTGCCAATGCCAATGCGGAGGAGAAAACAACACAACTCCTAAACCAAAGAGTAGTCAGGCTGAAAATGGTTGTTCGTTCAGTTGCTGCCACAGTGATCCTTACGCGCCACAGCCTCAGTCCTTCGACCGCAATCCTGCAGGAAATGGAATTGGATGTGGATGCCTTTTTGATGATACAGTTCAAGTTCAGGCGGCTCTGAAACAACCATCTGCGAATGCCAACAATCCATGGCAGGCATCCTATACATTTAACATCGACTTGCCTCTCCCCGGGGAAACGAAATTAGCGCCGGAACCGGAATGTACTGTTCCTCTTCCtagcaagaaaaaaaagccTAGACCGGGATCCGTTGGTCCCTCAAAGAATGCCAGATCCTCCAAGCAGAAATCCAGAGCCGCCAGCCCCACGCACAACTCAGCGAAGACGCAGCCTGTTGAGCCGGCCAAGAAAAGAATAACCTCCAGTTCGAATGGAAGACGTAATGCCCCGGATGGAGCCAAACGGACCACGGACACAAGTGCAGCTGCCAACA GACGACATTAA